The proteins below are encoded in one region of Planctomycetota bacterium:
- the gap gene encoding type I glyceraldehyde-3-phosphate dehydrogenase has product MAIRVAINGFGRIGRLVFRSMIRRPEFEVVAINDLTDARTNAHLLKYDTVFGRYEGTVEVKDGNLVVDGKTIKVVAEKDPAKLPWKDLNIDWVVESTGVLTSTEECSKHLTAGAKRVLLTAPAKDKMTTIVMGVNHTSVKPEERVISNASCTTNCLAPLAKVLHDKFGVVRGMMTTVHAFTNDQRTADQVHKDLRRARSASQNIIPTSTGAAKAIGLVLPELNGKLDGTAMRVPVVDGSVVDLTVELKQKVTKEQVNAAVREAAQGPMKGILEYTEDEIVSSDVIGNTHSSIFDAKCTMVLGDNLVKVVSWYDNEWGYSNRCVDAIYYLSTGKMPAR; this is encoded by the coding sequence ATGGCCATCCGCGTCGCCATCAACGGCTTCGGCCGCATCGGCCGGCTTGTCTTCCGCAGCATGATCCGGCGCCCCGAGTTCGAGGTCGTCGCGATCAACGACCTCACGGACGCCCGGACGAACGCCCACCTGCTTAAATACGACACCGTCTTCGGGCGCTACGAGGGGACCGTCGAGGTGAAGGACGGAAACCTCGTCGTGGACGGAAAGACCATCAAGGTCGTGGCGGAGAAGGATCCCGCGAAGCTTCCGTGGAAGGATCTCAACATCGACTGGGTGGTCGAGTCCACGGGGGTGCTGACCTCGACGGAGGAGTGCTCCAAGCATCTGACGGCGGGGGCCAAGCGGGTGCTCCTGACCGCTCCGGCCAAGGACAAGATGACGACGATCGTGATGGGGGTCAATCACACGTCGGTCAAGCCCGAGGAGCGCGTGATCTCGAACGCCTCCTGCACCACGAACTGCCTGGCGCCGCTGGCGAAGGTCCTCCACGACAAGTTCGGCGTCGTGCGGGGCATGATGACCACGGTCCACGCCTTTACGAACGACCAGCGCACGGCCGACCAGGTGCACAAGGATCTGCGCCGCGCGCGTTCGGCCAGCCAGAACATCATCCCGACCTCGACGGGCGCGGCCAAGGCGATCGGCCTGGTGCTCCCCGAGCTCAACGGCAAGCTCGACGGCACCGCCATGCGGGTGCCGGTCGTCGACGGATCGGTCGTGGATCTCACCGTGGAACTCAAGCAGAAGGTGACCAAGGAGCAGGTCAACGCCGCCGTCCGCGAGGCCGCCCAGGGGCCGATGAAGGGCATTCTGGAGTACACGGAGGACGAGATCGTCTCCTCGGACGTCATCGGCAACACGCACTCGTCGATTTTCGACGCCAAGTGCACGATGGTGCTGGGGGACAACCTCGTGAAGGTGGTCTCCTGGTACGACAACGAGTGGGGCTATTCGAACCGCTGCGTGGACGCGATCTACTATCTCTCCACGGGGAAGATGCCGGCGAGGTAG